The Streptomyces sp. M92 nucleotide sequence CGCGAGGGGGCGTGTCCGTCCGTGGTCGGTGCCGAGACGGTGACCTCGAGCGAGTCGTCGACGAGACGGAAGACGCAACTGAGCACCGAGCCGGGCACGGCCTGCTGGAGCAGGATCGCGCAGGCCTCGTCGACTGCGATGCGCAGGTCCTCGATCTCGTCGAGGGTGAAGTCCAAACGGGCCGCGAGACCGGCCGTGGCCGTACGCAGCACCGACAGGTAGGCACCCGCGGCCGGCAGCCGGACTTCGACGAAGTCCTGGGTCGCGGGCTCGCCTGCGATCTGGGACACCCTCACCTCCAAGGTGGTACAAGCGTTACAGGGCCGAGGTTCACCTCGGGGTAACGCGATACGTGGTTCAGCGGTGACGTTATCGCGCTCCGAACTTTCCTGTCCCCGAGACCCCAACCCCTTGCTGTCACTCATAGTAAACACATGAACACGCACAGTGGCTAGGGGTTCGGCGGGCTCAAATCGGAAGAGCGCGCGCCGGGTTGACGTACCCAGGCCTCAGACGGTCGAACCGTCCCCGGCCGAGGTCACACGAGTACGTGATCCACGAAACACCAACGCCAGCTCTCCCCGGGCTCGAAGGTGCGCATCACCGGGTGGCCGGTCTCCTCGTGGTGCGCGGTCGCGTGCCGCCTCGGCGAGGAGTCGCAGCAGCCGACGTGGCCGCACACGAGGCACAGCCTCAGCTGCACCGGGTCCGTCCCCTCGGCCAGACACTCCGGGCAGGTCTCGCTGCGTGGCTCCGGTTCCGGGTGCGGCAGCGCGTCGGCGTGCGTGCACTGTTTCATGATTGCCAGGTTACGACGGGCGGGCGGAGCACCGCGTGGACGACGAGGGCGGGCGAGGACGATGGACGTGATGCCGCTGCTGTTGCTGGTGGCGGGCAGCGCCGCGATCGCCGCGGCGGGCCGGAGGCTACCGGTGCCGGCGCCGCTGCTGCTGGTGGCCGTGGGACTGGCCGTGAGCTACGTGCCCGGCGTGCCCGACTACACCCTCGACCCGCACATCGTCCTCCCGCTGCTGCTGCCCCCGCTGCTCCACACGGCGGCCACCGACAGCTCCTACCTCGACCTGCGGGCGCAGCTGCGGCCCGTGGCGCTGCTGTCCGTCGGCTACGTGCTCTTCGCGACCTTCGTCGTGGGCGCCGCCGCGTACCTGATCGTGCCGGGCCTGCCCCTGACCGCGGCCCTGGTGCTCGGCGCGGTGGTGGCTCCGCCCGACGCCGTCGCGGCGACGGCGGTGGCGCGCCGGGTGGGGCTGCCGAACCGGATCACCACGATCCTCCAGGGCGAGTCCCTGGTGAACGACGCCACCGCGATCACCGCCTTCCGGGTGGCGCTCGCCGCGGCGGTCGGCGAAGGAGCCACCTGGGCCGGCGGGATCACGGAGTTCCTGATCGCGGCGGTCGGCGGCGTCGGTGTCGGGCTGGTGCTGATGGTGCCGCTCCACTGGCTGCGCACGCACGTGAAGGAGGCCCTCCTCCAGAACACGCTCTCGCTGCTGATCCCCTTCGCCGCCTACGCGGTCGCCGAGCAGGTGCACGCGTCCGGGGTGCTGGCGGTGGTGGTCGTCGCGCTGTTCCTCGGCCACCGCGCGTGGGAGGTCGATTTCGCCACCCGCCTCCAGGAGGACGCGGTCTGGAAGATGGTCGCCTTCGTGCTGGAGTCGTCCGTGTTCGCGCTGATCGGCCTCCAGCTCCCCGTGGTCCTCAAGGGCCTCGGGGACTACGAGGGCACCGACGCCGCCTGGTACGCGGTAGCCGTCTTCCTGGTGGTCGCCGTGGCCCGCTTCGTGTGGGTGTATCCGGCGACCTACCTGCCGCGCCTGTCGGCACGCGTCCGCGCGCGCGAGGGGGACCTCTCCTGGAAGGGACCGTTCGTGATCGGCTGGGCGGGGATGCGGGGGGTGGTCTCGCTGGCCATCGCCTTCTCCATCCCGCTCACCGTGCACGGCGGCGGGCCCTTCCCCGAGCGGAACCTCATCCTGTTCCTCACCTTCACCACGGTCATCGGCACGCTGGTCGTCCAGGGCGTCACCCTGCCGCCGCTGATCCGCCTGCTGAAGTTCCCCGCCCATGACGTCCAGGCCGAGACGCTGGCCGAGGCCAACGCCCAGGCGCAGGCCTCCCGCGCCGCCGAGCAGCGCCTGGACGACCTCCTCGCCGACGAGCGCAACGCGCTGCCGACCCCCCTCGCCGACCGTCTGCGCACGGTCCTGGAGCGTCGCCGCAACGCCGTCTGGGAACGGCTAGGCCAGGTCAACCCCGTCACCGGGGAGAGCGTCGACGACACCTACCGGCGGCTGTCGCGGGAGATGATCGGCGCAGAGCGGGAGGTCTTCGTGCGGCTGCGGGACGGCCGGTACATCGACGACGAGATGCTGCGGACCCTGCTGCGCCGGCTGGACCTGGAGGAGGCGGCGGCGTACCGGGAGACGACGTAGGCCGGCCGGGGTCAGGGGAAGGGACGGCCGGTGACGACCGCGGCCACGGTCGTCCCGCGCGGGAACGCGCCCTCCTCGGCCAGGGTGACCAGGGCGTGCAGCATCTTGGCGACGTAGACGCGCTCCACGGGCAGGCCGTGGCGGCGTTCGAAGTCCTCGGCGAAGGCTTCGAGCCCGGCGGTGGTGCGGGCGTAGCCGCCGAAGTGGAAGCGGTCGTCGAGGCTCCAGTCGCCGCGCGGCCCGCCGAACGCCCGGTCCTGGAGCCGCCGTATGTCCTCGGTCAGGAAGCCGCCCCTGAGCACGGGGATGCCCAGCACCCGCCGTCCCGCGGGCAGTCCCGCGGCCAGCCCGGCCAGCGTGCCGCCGGTGCCGCAGGCGAGCGCGACCACGTCGGCGTGCTCGCCCAGTTCCCCGCCGAGCGCCCGGCAGCCGCGTACGGCCGCCGGGTTGCTGCCGCCCTCGGGCACGACGACCGCGTCCTCGGCGTCCACCGCGCGCAGGAGCGCCGCCAGGACGTCGGGCTCAGTCTTGCGGCGGTACGTGGAGCGGTCGGTGAAGTGCAGTCGCATGCCGTCGGCCGCGCACCGGGCCAGCGAGGGGTTGAGCGGCCGGCCGGCCAGTTCCTGACCGCGCACCACGCCCACCGTGGGCAGCCCGAGCAGCCGGCCGGCGGCGGCCGTGGCGCGCAGGTGGTTGGAGTACGCGCCGCCGAACGTGACGACGGTGCTCCCGGCCGCGCCGGCGAGGTTCGGAGCGAGTTTGCGCCACTTGTTGCCGACCAGTTCCGGATGGATCAGGTCGTCGCGCTTCAGCAGCAGCCGGAGCCCGCGCCGCTCGAACCGCTCGTCGGCGACCTCCTGCAAGGGGGAGGGCAGGCGCGGTCGCAGAGCGGAGAGTGCGGAGGTGCAGGTGCCGGTCACCCCGCCATTGTCCCGCCGCGCGGTCCGGGCGCACGCCTCACTTCAGCCGGTCGCGGATCCGCCTCCGCATCGACCCCATCGAGAACCCCCGCGGGTCCACCTTCCCCGGCTGCCATTCGAGGTGGCCGATGACGGATCGTTCATTCCAGCCGTGATGGCGGCAGACCGCGGCGGCGGCCCGCTCGATCGCCTCGAGCTGCGCGGCGGGCCAGGGATCGTCGCCGTCGCCCAGGTTCTCGCACTCGAAGCCGTAGAAGTGACGGTTGCCGTCGGTGTTCGACTCGTTGTCCCGGGGCAGCGCCTTCTCCGCGATCACAGCGCGCAGCACGTCGTCGTCGCCCAGCCCGGCGTGGTTGGCCCGTCCGTACCCGACCAGGTGGACCTTGCCGTCCTTGGTGATGACCCCGTGGCACAGCGGACCCGGCAGATCTTCGTAACCCTTGCGGCAGATCTCGACGGTCCGCGCGCTTCCCTTGGTGACCGTGTGGTGGATCATCACACCGTGCACGGGGCCCCAGGGCCCCTTGTGGTTGCGGTTGTGATCCCGCCAGTCGCCGACCTGCACGACGGTGAGGCCCTCCGCCTTCAGTGCCTTGAGGAAACTGCTCGCGGACATGGGTGAGGCCACGGCCGGCTCCTTCACGCTGCGCGACGACCGCCCGGCGCGACCGCCTCGTACGGTGCTTCTACCGAAATGGAGTGCTCCCTACGACTTGTTCGGTCCCCGTGCGAGTCGTTTCGGCCAATGTCATACCGGCCATCGGCTCTGACCTGCGCCGGACAAGACGCCGATACGTCGAACAAGCCCCCATGTCTGCCCCGGCCGACGGTGATCCATTCCCGCTCTTTCGGGTAATAGCACCGGCACGCTCCGTGAGGAAGGCTGGTCCCCGCACATCGATGCCGGGCGCAGCCGTCCGGCATGACCGGGAGGGCAATTCCTTATGTCGGTAGGCGAAGAGGTCCGCACCGAGCAGACCAGGCCGCAGCAGAGCCTCGGCACGGCGGCCGCGCGGAACCTGGCCACCACGACCAAGTCCGTTCCTCAGATGCAGGAGATCAGCTCCCGCTGGCTGCTGCGCACACTTCCCTGGGTCGACATCCAGGGCGGTACGTACCGGGTGAACCGGCGCATGACCTTTGCCATCGGCGACGGCCGGGTCACGTTCGTGAAGACCGGCGACCGCGTCGAGGTCATCCCGGCGGAGCTGGGCGAACTGCCGGCTCTGCGCTCGTACGAGGACGAGGAGGTGCTCTCGGAGCTCGCGCGGCGCTGCGAGCAGCGGGAGTTCGGCCCCGGCGAGGTGATCGCCTCGTTCGGCGCCCAGGCCGACGAGGTGTACCTGCTGGCCCACGGCAAGGTGGAGAAGGTCGGCACCGGCCCCTACGGCGACGACGCGGTGCTCGGCGTCCTCGCCGACGGCGCCTACTTCGGCGACGAGGCGCTGCTGGACGGGGACGCCATCTGGGAGTACACCGCCCGCACGGTCACCGCTTGCACGGTGCTGGTGCTTCCGCGCCAGGAGGTGGGGCAGGTCGCGGAGCGCTCGGACTCCCTGCGCTCACACCTCGAGGAGCGCCGCTCGCTCCCCGAGCAGCCCACCAACAGGCACGGCGAGAAGGCGATCGACCTCTCCGCCGGCCACAGCGGCGAGCCGGACATCCCGCACACCTTCGTCGACTACGAGGCGCGGCCCCGCGAGTACGAACTGAGCGTCGCCCAGACCGTGCTGCGCATCCACTCGCGCGTGGCCGACCTCTACAACCAGCCGATGAACCAGACGGAGCAGCAGATCCGCCTGACCGTCGAGGCGTTGAAGGAGCGCCAGGAGCACGAGCTCATCAACAACCGCGAGTTCGGCCTGCTGCACAACTGCGAGTACGACCAGCGGATCCAGCCGCACGACGGCGTGCCCGGCCCGGACGACCTCGACGAGCTGCTGAGCCGCCGGCGCGGCACCAAGCTGCTCCTCGCCCACCCGCGGGCCATCGCCGCGATCGGCCGCGAGTTCAACCGGCGCGGACTCGTCCCCGAGACGATCGACGTGGCCGGCAACCGCATCCCGACCTGGCGCGGTGTGCCGATCTACCCGTGCAACAAGATCCCGGTCACCGAGGCCCGCACGTCCTCGATCATCGCGATGCGTACGGGCGAGCAGGACCAGGGGGTGATCGGGCTGCGCGCCACCGGCATCCCCGACGAGATCGAGCCGAGTCTGTCGGTGCGGTTCATGGGGATCAACGAGCAGGCCATCATCAAGTACCTGGTCACGGCCTACTACTCGGCCGCCGTCCTCGTACCGGACGCGCTCGGCGTGCTGGAGAACGTCGAGATCGGCCGCTGGCAGTGACGCCAGTCTCCCGAACGCCGTGTTCCCGCCCGCCCGGGCGGGTACACCCCCGGGGTACGGTCGCGGGCGCACGGGGGGAGGCGGGTCGATGACGGAGGCTCCGCGCGGCACCGGTGGGGCGTGCCGGTCCACCGGAACGCTGGACAGGGGCGAGCGCATCGGCACACAGCGGGGGGAAGAGCCGGAAGGCCCGGCCGACGGGCACGAGGCGGCGGTGCTCCTGCGGGAGTCCCGGGCGTCGGTCGACCCCGGATTGCGGTCCGCCCTCGCGACCCTGCCCGCCGGTATGCGGCGGGTCGCGCTCTACCACTTCGGCTGGCAGCACGCGGACGGCACACCGGCGTCCGGCAACGCGGGCAAGGCGATCCGCCCCGCGCTGGTCCTCGCCTCGGCCGCCGCCCTCGGCGGCCCCGCGGCCCGGACGGCGGCGGTGCCGGCCGCGGCGGCGGTGGAGCTGGTCCACAACTTCACGCTGCTGCACGACGACGTGATGGACCGCGACAGCACCCGGCGCCACCGCCCGACCGCCTGGACCGTGTTCGGCGACGCCGACGCGATCCTCGCCGGGGACGCCCTCCAGGCGCTGGCCCTGCGGCTGCTCGCCGCGGACCCGCACCCGGCGGCGGCGGCCGCCGCCGCCCGGCTCGCCGACTGCGTCATGGAACTCTGCGAGGGCCAGCACGCGGACACGGCCATGGAGCGGCGCGCCCCGGACGAGGTCACGCTCGAGGAGACGCTCGCCATGGCCGAGGCCAAGACGGGCGCGCTGCTGGGCTGCGCCTGTGCCCTCGGCGCGCTCTACGCCGGGGCGGCCGACGAGGAGGTGGAGGCCCTGGACGCCTTCGGCCGGGAGGCCGGGCTGGCGTTCCAGCTGATCGACGACGTCATCGGCATATGGGGCGACCCGCGCCGCACCGGCAAGCCGGCCGGCGCGGACCTGGCCGCCCGGAAGAAGTCGCTTCCGGTGGTCGCCGCGCTCACCGCCGGTACCCCGGCCGCCGCCGCACTCGCCGAGCTGTACTCGGCACCGTACGACGAGGACAAGGAGGACCTGGAGCGCAGCGCCCTGGCCGTGGAGCGGGCGGGCGGCCGTGACTGGGCGCAGGCCCAGGCCGCCGACCACATGGCCCGGGCCATGCAGGAACTGGCCCGCGCGGTGCCCGATCCCGAGGCGGCGGGCGGCCTGCTCGCACTGGCCGAGTTCGTGACCCGGCGCAGTACCTGACCCTCCCCGGCCGTCCGGCGGCGATCGAGCGCCGCACGGCCGGGCACGACCCCGGAGCCCGTGCAGGGCCGTACGGACCTGACCGACGTACGGTCGCGCCGCCGAGGGCTCCGGCCCGGCGGGTCCCGCACTTCCCCACGGTGTGCGGGGCCCGCCTCCTCGGCGTTCGTCGGACAGGCTCTAAGCTCAACCGCCGTACGCGCGAGCGAGGTTGAGGCGAAGGGGCGGGCGGGACATGGGTGTGGCGATCCGGACGGCGGGGGAGGGCGACCGGGAACTGGTCGTCCGGCTGCTGGACGAGGCGTTCCAGGACGACCCGGTCAGCGGCTGGGTCTTCCCCGGTGAGGAATACCGTCGCCGGACTCACCACCGGCTCATGGCCGCCTTCACCGACGCCGTGCTCGCCGACGGGCGCATCGACATCACCGAGGACGGCGCGGCCTGTGCGCTCTGGCTGTCCGTGCCCGCGGGTGAAGGCGCCGGCGAGGAGCCGGGCGGCGATGCCGAGGACGTCCCGGCCCTGGTGCGCGAGGCAGTCGATCCGGACAACGAGCGGGTGGAGCTGATAGCCCGGCTGACGGAAGGCGTCCATCCCTCGGGCCGGGCCCACGAGTACCTGTGGATGATCGGCGTGGCCCCCGGCCGGCAGGGCGAGGGCCTGGGCACCGCGCTGGTCGGGACGGTCCTCGGCCGGTGCGACCGTGAGGGACTGCCCGCCTACCTGGCGGCGAGCAGCGACCGCAGCAGGCACCTGTACGAACGCCTCGGGTTCGAGTTCACCGGCCGGGCCCTGGACCTCCCGGGCGGCCCCCGGATGTGGCCGATGTGGCGTGAGCCGCGGCAAATCTCTCGGACCACCCCACCTGGAGTACTATGAATGGAGTGGTCTCAAGGGGGAGGGCAACGTCTTGCGCAAGCTCACGTACTTCATCGCCTGCTCGATCGACGGCTTCATCGGCGGCCCGGACGGCGACGCCGCCTTCATGGTCCCGTTCGTCGACGAGGAGTTCCTCGCGTTCCTGAAGGCGGAATACCCCGAAACCCTGCCGACCCACGGCCGGCGGCCGCTCGGCATCGACGACCTGCCGAACAAGCGGTTCGACACGATCGTCCAGGGCAGGGCCAGCTACGAGCTCGCCCTCAAGGAGGGTGTCACCAGCCCCTACGCGCACCTGCGCGAGTACGTCGCCTCCCGCACTCTCTCGGAGTCGCCCGACCCCAACGTCGAGATCGTCTCGGCGGACCTGGTCGGCAAGGTCCGCGAACTCAAGGCGGAGGACACCGGTTTCGACATCTACCTGTGCGGCGGGTCGGCCGTCGCCGGCGAGCTGTTCGACGAGGTCGACGAGCTGGTCATCAAGACCTACCCCGTGGTGCTGGGCACCGGCATGCCGATGTTCGGGACCGGCTTCGCCGTCACCGAGTTCGTCCCGCAGTCGGTGCGGAGCTTCGGCAACGGCGTCGTGGTGCGGACGTACCGCAGGAGGCGCTGACCGGCGTCACCGCCCGCTGCGGCGAGGCCGGAAACGACCGCACCCGGACCGCCACGGACGCCGTGGTCGGCGCCCCGCGGGCCGGGTGCGGAGGGGAAGACCGTGCGTCAGGCCTTCTTGGTCTCCCAGAAGATCTTGTCGATCTGGGCGATGTAGTCCAGCGCCTTCTGGCCGGTCGCCGGGTCCTTCGAGCCCTTGGCGGCCGACAGGGCCTTCAGGGTGTCGTTGACCAGCTGGTGCAGCTCCGGGTACTTCTCGAAGTGCGGCGGCTTGAAGTAGTCGCTCCACAGCACGGAGACGTGGTGCTTCGCCAGCTCGGCGCGCTGCTCCTTGATGACCGTGGCACGCGTCTGGAAGTGCGGGTCGTCGTTGCCGGCCATCTTCTCCTGCACGGCCTTCACCGACTCCGCCTCGATGCGGGCCTGGGCCGGGTCGTACACGCCGCAGGGCAGGTCGCAGTGGGCGCTGACCGTGACCTTGGGGGCAAACAGGCGGGAAAGCATGAAGCGTTCCTTCCTCGTGATCGTCTTCTCAGGGGGGACATTACTCCCTGGGAGGCGCGATTTCGCGAGTGCCCCCGTGGGCTTAGGACAAAAGTCCGGGGTGAGACTGAGACTGGTGGAGGAAACACCGGGGAGGTGCCGGGTCATGCCGGAGCAGTCGTCGCAGGAGACCGAACGCCCGAGAGGGGCGTTGCCTTTCGGCCCGGCCGAGGTGACCGGGCCGTCGATGGTGCCCACGCTGCACCACGGCGACGTGCTCCTCGTGCACTGGGGTGCGCGGGTCCGGCCGGGTGACGTCGTGGTGCTGCGGCATCCCTTCCAGCAGGACCTGCTGGTGGTCAAGCGGGCCGTCGAGCGGCGCGGGACCGGCTGGTGGGTGCTCGGCGACAACGCCTTCGCGGGCGGTGACAGCACCGACTACGGGGTCGTTCCGGAGGAACTGGTGCTCGGCCGGGCGCGGGCGCGGTACCGGCCCCTGAAGCCCGGTCAGCGCTCGCCGTTCGCCGTGGGCCGCTGGGCGCTCTCCGCGCTGCGGCCGGTGCTGACCGACCGGTCCGCCTCCAGGCGCTTGCGGGCGCGGTAGGCCGCCACGTTGGCGCGGGTGGCGCAGCGGTCCGAGCAGTAGCGCCGGGAGCGGTTCGTCGAGGTGTCCAGGTAGGCGTTGCGGCAGGGGGCCGCCTCGCACAGGCCCAGGCGGTCCACGCCGTACTCGGTGAGGTGGAAGGCCAGGCCCATCGCCGCGATGGCGGCGAAACCGGCGGTCGCGTTGGACGGGTGGTCCGCCAGGTGCATGTGCCACAGCGGGCTGCCGTCGTCGTCGCGGTGGTCGTGGCCGGAGATCTGCGGGCTCACCGGGAACTCCAGCAGGAGGGAGTTGAGCAGGTCCACGGCGAGGGTCTCGTCGCCGCCGTCGGCCGCCTCGAAGACCGCGCGCAGCCGCCCGCGGACCGAGCGGAAGCGGGTCACGTCCGCGTCAGTGGCGCGCCGGGCCGCCGACTGGTTGGCGCCGAAGAGCTCGCGTACGGCCTCGACCGAGGTGAGGGAGTCCTGCCCCCGGGCCGGTTCCTCGGTGTTGACGAGACGCACGGCGTAGTCCGAGTAATAGGCCAGTTCCACTTGTAGTCCTTACGAAGGGGCTCTATGGTCGTGCCTGCGGTCAGGTAATGGCTGATCGCGCTTACAGGGTATTACGTGACGCACGCGACGGAGGGGCTCGATGACGGACGCGGACATCACCACGGCCACCACACCCGCACCCGCAGCCGACTGGCAGGCCTGGCAGGAGAGCTGGGACCGGCAGCAGGAGTGGTACATGCCCGACCGGGAGGAACGCTTCCGGATCATGCTGGACATGGTCGAGGCACTGGTGGGGCCCGCGCCCCGGGTGCTGGACCTCGCCTGCGGCACCGGCACCATCACGGCCCGGCTGCTGGCCCGCTTCCCGCCGGCCACCAGCACCGGCGTGGACCTCGACCCGGCGCTCCTCGCCATCGCCGAGGGAACCTTCGCCGGCGACGAACGGGTCTGTCTGGTCACCGCCGACCTCAAGGACCCCGACTGGACGGCGGGGCTGCCGTACGACTCGTACGACGCCGTACTGACCGCCACGGCCCTGCACTGGCTCCACGCCGAACCCCTCGCGGCCCTCTACGGTCGGGTCGCGGAGGTCGTCCGCGACGGCGGTGTCTTCATGAACGCGGACCACATGATCGACGAGACGACGCCCCGGATCAACGCGGCCGAGCGCGCGCAGCGGCACGCGAAGATGGACGCCGCCAAGGCGGGGGGTGCCCTCGACTGGTCCGAGTGGTGGCAGCTCGCCGCCAAGGACCCGGTGCTCGCCGGTCCCACCGCCCGCCGCTTCGAGATCTACGGCGAGCACGCCGACGGCGACATGCCCTCGGCCCAGTGGCACGCGCGTGTGCTGCGCGAGAAGGGCTTCGGCGAGGCGCGGCCGGTGTGGTGCTCGCCGTCGGACACGCTGCTGCTGGCGGTCAAGTAGCCCGGGGACACGCCGGAGGGGCGGTACGGACTCCGTACCGCCCCTCCGGCGTGTTGGCGGGCGCTCAGAGCACCTTGGACAGGAATGCCTTGGTCCGCTCCTGCTGCGGGTCCGTCAGGACGTCGCGCGGGTTGCCCGACTCCACGACCACGCCGCCGTCCATGAAGACCAGACTGTCGCCGACCTCCCGGGCGAAGCCCATCTCGTGGGTGACGACGACCATCGTCATGCCGGACTCGGCGAGGTCGCGCATGACGTCCAGGACGTCACCGACCAGCTCCGGGTCGAGGGCGGAGGTCGGCTCGTCGAACAGCATCAGCTTCGGGTCCATCGCCAGGGCCCGCGCGATGGCGACGCGCTGCTGCTGGCCGCCGGAGAGCTGTGAGGGGTAGTTGCCGGCCTTGTCGCCGAGGCCCACCCGCTCCAGGAGGGCGGTGGCACGCTCCCTGGCCTGGGCCTTGCTCACGCCCCTGACCTGGACCGGAGCCTCCATGACGTTCTCGACGGCCGTCATGTGCGGGAACAGGTTGAAGCGCTGGAAGACCATGCCGATGTCCCGGCGCTTCAGGGCGACCTCGCTGTCCTTCAGCTCGTAGAGCTTGTCGCCCTTCTGGCGGTAGCCGACCAGCTCGCCGTCGACGTACAGACGCCCGGCGTTGATCTTCTCGAGGTGGTTGATACACCTGAGGAAGGTGGACTTGCCGGAGCCGGAGGGGCCGATGAGGCAGAACACCTCGCCCTGCTTCACCTCCAGGTCGATGCCCTTGAGGACCTCGACGGCGCCGAAGGACTTGTGGACGCCCTCGGCCTTCACCATGGCGGTCATGCGGTGCCTCCCGTCGTGCTGGAGCGGTTCGACAGGGACAGCACGTTCGCCTTGACCTTCTGGAACGGGGTGGCCGGCAGGGACCTGCTCGAACCCCGCGCGTAGTACCGCTCCAGGTAGTACTGGCCCACGCTGAAGACCGACGTCAGCAGCAGGTACCAGGCCGCCGCCAGGAACAGCATCTCGGCCGGTGCGCCGGAGGTCTGGCCGATGTCCTGGGCCGCGCGGAACAGCTCGGGGTACTGGACGACCGAGACCAGTGACGTCGTCTTCAGCATGTTGACGACCTCGTTGCCCGTGGGCGGCACGATCACGCGCATCGCCTGCGGGATCACGATCCGGCGCAGCGTCTTGGTGTGGCTCATGCCCAGCGCGTGCGCCGCCTCGGTCTGGCCCTCGTCGACCGCGAGCAGACCGGCCCGGCAGATCTCCGCCATGTACGCGGCCTCGTTGAGGCCGAGGCCGAGCAGCACCGTCAGGAACGGCGTCATGAAGTCCGACCACTCGTCCCGGTAGACCGGACCGAGGTTGATGTACTCGAAGACCAGGCCCAGGTTGAACCAGACCACCAGCTGCACGAGGACGGGCGTGCCGCGGAAGAACCAGATGTAGAACCACGCGATGGACGAGGTCACCGGGTTCTTCGACAGCCGCATGACGGCGAGCAGGATGCCGCCGAAGATGCCGATCGCCATGGCCAGGACGGTGATCAGCAGCGTCTTGCCCACGCCGGAGACGATCCGGTCGTCGAAGAAGTAGTCCGGGATCGCGCCCCAGTTGATCTTGCCCTGGGAGAACGCGTACACGACCGCGGCCAGCAGCGCGAGCGCGACGGTCGCGGAGACGTACCGCCCGTAGTGGCGGACCGGGATGGCCTTGATGGCCTCCGGCCCGGCCGGCGGGGTGTCGGCCGGGCCGCCCGCCGTCTTGTCGATGTCAACAGTCACGGATGTTGCCTTTCAGCGCCCGCCGGGTGTCACTTGCCGCCGTTGACGGTGGCCTCGGTGACGGCGCCTTCCGCCACGCCCCACTTGTCGAGAACCTTCTGGTACTCGCCGTTGGCGATGATCGCGTCCAGCGCCGCCTTCAGGGCGTCCCGCAGCTGGGTGTCGTCCTTGGCGACCGCGATGCCGTACGGGGCGGCCTCGACCTGCTCGCCGACGATCTGGAAGTCCTTGCCGCCGCCGGAGGTCTTCACCGCGTACGCCGCGACCGGGAAGTCGGAGGAACCGGCGTCGGCGCCGCCCGCGCGCAGGCGGGTCTGGGCCTGCTGGTCGTTGTCGTAGGGCTCGATGGTGATCTTCTTGCCGGCCGGGCACTTCTCGTTCTCGGCCTTGGCGAGGTCCTCGGAGACCGTGCCGCGCTGGAGGACCAGCTTCTTGCCGCACAGGTCGGACCAGGTCTTGATGCCCTGGTCGTCGCCCTTCTTGGTGTAGATCGACACACCGGCGGTGAAGTAGTCCACGAAGTCGACGCCCTGGCCGACCTTCTTGCCGGTCTCGGAGTCGATGCCCTCCTGGCGCTCCTTGGTGTCGGTCATCGCCGACATCGCGATGTCGTAGCGCCCGGAACGCAGACCGGTGATCAGGGTGTCGAAGGTGCCGTTCGCGAACTCGAACCTGACGCCGAGCTGCTTGCCCATGGCGTCCGCGAGGTCGGGGTCGATGCCGACCGTCTTGCCGGACTTGTCCTTGAACTCGACCGGGGCGTAGGCGATGTCGGAACCGACCTTGATGAC carries:
- a CDS encoding GNAT family N-acetyltransferase, whose product is MGVAIRTAGEGDRELVVRLLDEAFQDDPVSGWVFPGEEYRRRTHHRLMAAFTDAVLADGRIDITEDGAACALWLSVPAGEGAGEEPGGDAEDVPALVREAVDPDNERVELIARLTEGVHPSGRAHEYLWMIGVAPGRQGEGLGTALVGTVLGRCDREGLPAYLAASSDRSRHLYERLGFEFTGRALDLPGGPRMWPMWREPRQISRTTPPGVL
- a CDS encoding dihydrofolate reductase family protein yields the protein MRKLTYFIACSIDGFIGGPDGDAAFMVPFVDEEFLAFLKAEYPETLPTHGRRPLGIDDLPNKRFDTIVQGRASYELALKEGVTSPYAHLREYVASRTLSESPDPNVEIVSADLVGKVRELKAEDTGFDIYLCGGSAVAGELFDEVDELVIKTYPVVLGTGMPMFGTGFAVTEFVPQSVRSFGNGVVVRTYRRRR
- the sodN gene encoding superoxide dismutase, Ni — encoded protein: MLSRLFAPKVTVSAHCDLPCGVYDPAQARIEAESVKAVQEKMAGNDDPHFQTRATVIKEQRAELAKHHVSVLWSDYFKPPHFEKYPELHQLVNDTLKALSAAKGSKDPATGQKALDYIAQIDKIFWETKKA
- the sodX gene encoding nickel-type superoxide dismutase maturation protease, encoding MPEQSSQETERPRGALPFGPAEVTGPSMVPTLHHGDVLLVHWGARVRPGDVVVLRHPFQQDLLVVKRAVERRGTGWWVLGDNAFAGGDSTDYGVVPEELVLGRARARYRPLKPGQRSPFAVGRWALSALRPVLTDRSASRRLRAR
- a CDS encoding CGNR zinc finger domain-containing protein; the protein is MELAYYSDYAVRLVNTEEPARGQDSLTSVEAVRELFGANQSAARRATDADVTRFRSVRGRLRAVFEAADGGDETLAVDLLNSLLLEFPVSPQISGHDHRDDDGSPLWHMHLADHPSNATAGFAAIAAMGLAFHLTEYGVDRLGLCEAAPCRNAYLDTSTNRSRRYCSDRCATRANVAAYRARKRLEADRSVSTGRSAESAQRPTANGER
- a CDS encoding class I SAM-dependent methyltransferase gives rise to the protein MTDADITTATTPAPAADWQAWQESWDRQQEWYMPDREERFRIMLDMVEALVGPAPRVLDLACGTGTITARLLARFPPATSTGVDLDPALLAIAEGTFAGDERVCLVTADLKDPDWTAGLPYDSYDAVLTATALHWLHAEPLAALYGRVAEVVRDGGVFMNADHMIDETTPRINAAERAQRHAKMDAAKAGGALDWSEWWQLAAKDPVLAGPTARRFEIYGEHADGDMPSAQWHARVLREKGFGEARPVWCSPSDTLLLAVK
- a CDS encoding amino acid ABC transporter ATP-binding protein; its protein translation is MTAMVKAEGVHKSFGAVEVLKGIDLEVKQGEVFCLIGPSGSGKSTFLRCINHLEKINAGRLYVDGELVGYRQKGDKLYELKDSEVALKRRDIGMVFQRFNLFPHMTAVENVMEAPVQVRGVSKAQARERATALLERVGLGDKAGNYPSQLSGGQQQRVAIARALAMDPKLMLFDEPTSALDPELVGDVLDVMRDLAESGMTMVVVTHEMGFAREVGDSLVFMDGGVVVESGNPRDVLTDPQQERTKAFLSKVL
- a CDS encoding amino acid ABC transporter permease is translated as MTVDIDKTAGGPADTPPAGPEAIKAIPVRHYGRYVSATVALALLAAVVYAFSQGKINWGAIPDYFFDDRIVSGVGKTLLITVLAMAIGIFGGILLAVMRLSKNPVTSSIAWFYIWFFRGTPVLVQLVVWFNLGLVFEYINLGPVYRDEWSDFMTPFLTVLLGLGLNEAAYMAEICRAGLLAVDEGQTEAAHALGMSHTKTLRRIVIPQAMRVIVPPTGNEVVNMLKTTSLVSVVQYPELFRAAQDIGQTSGAPAEMLFLAAAWYLLLTSVFSVGQYYLERYYARGSSRSLPATPFQKVKANVLSLSNRSSTTGGTA